A window from Canis lupus baileyi chromosome 4, mCanLup2.hap1, whole genome shotgun sequence encodes these proteins:
- the NPM1 gene encoding nucleophosmin isoform X9 codes for MEDSMDMDMSPLRPQNYLFGCELKADKDYHFKVDNDENEHQLSLRTVSLGAGAKDELHIVEAEAMNYEGSPIKVTLATLKMSVQPTVSLGGFEITPPVVLRLKCGSGPVHISGQHLVAVEEDAESEDEEEEDVKLLSISGKRSAPGSGSKVPQKKVKLAADEDDDDDDDDDDDDEDDDDDDFDDEEAEEKAPVKKSIRDTPAKNAQKSNQNGKDSKPSTPRTKGQESFKKQEKTPKTPKGPSSVEDIKAKMQASIEKAN; via the exons ATGGAAGATTCGATGGACATGGACATGAGCCCCCTGCGGCCCCAGAACTATCTTTTTG GTTGTGAACTAAAGGCTGACAAAGATTACCACTTTAAGGTGGATAATGATGAAAATGAGCACCAGTTATCTTTAAGAACG GTCAGTTTGGGAGCTGGTGCAAAGGATGAATTGCACATTGTTGAAGCAGAGGCAATGAATTATGAAGGCAGTCCAATTAAAGTCACTCTGGCAACTTTGAAAATGTCTGTACAGCCAACG GTGTCCCTTGGGGGCTTTGAAATAACACCACCTGTGGTCTTACGGTTGAAGTGTGGTTCCGGTCCTGTGCATATTAGTGGACAGCACTTAGTAG CTGTAGAGGAAGATGCAGAGtcagaagatgaagaagaggaggatgtGAAACTTCTTAGTATATCTGGAAAGCGTTCTGCCCCTGGAAGTGGTAGCAAGGTTCCACAG aaaaaagtaaaacttgctGCTGATGAAGATGATGACGACGACGACGATGACGACGACGATGATGAAGA tgatgatgatgatgattttgatgatgaggaagctgaagaaaaggcTCCAGTAAAGAAA TCTATACGAGATACTCCAGCcaaaaatgcacaaaaatcaaACCAGAATGGAAAAGACTCAAAACCATCAACACCAAGAACAAAA ggtcaagaatctttcaaaaaacaggaaaagactcCCAAAACACCGAAAGGACCTAGTTCTGTAGAAGACATTAAAGCAAAAATGCAAGCAAGTATAGAAAAA
- the NPM1 gene encoding nucleophosmin isoform X8, whose amino-acid sequence MEDSMDMDMSPLRPQNYLFGCELKADKDYHFKVDNDENEHQLSLRTVSLGAGAKDELHIVEAEAMNYEGSPIKVTLATLKMSVQPTVSLGGFEITPPVVLRLKCGSGPVHISGQHLVAVEEDAESEDEEEEDVKLLSISGKRSAPGSGSKVPQKKVKLAADEDDDDDDDDDDDDEETHFICSDDDDDFDDEEAEEKAPVKKSIRDTPAKNAQKSNQNGKDSKPSTPRTKGQESFKKQEKTPKTPKGPSSVEDIKAKMQASIEKAN is encoded by the exons ATGGAAGATTCGATGGACATGGACATGAGCCCCCTGCGGCCCCAGAACTATCTTTTTG GTTGTGAACTAAAGGCTGACAAAGATTACCACTTTAAGGTGGATAATGATGAAAATGAGCACCAGTTATCTTTAAGAACG GTCAGTTTGGGAGCTGGTGCAAAGGATGAATTGCACATTGTTGAAGCAGAGGCAATGAATTATGAAGGCAGTCCAATTAAAGTCACTCTGGCAACTTTGAAAATGTCTGTACAGCCAACG GTGTCCCTTGGGGGCTTTGAAATAACACCACCTGTGGTCTTACGGTTGAAGTGTGGTTCCGGTCCTGTGCATATTAGTGGACAGCACTTAGTAG CTGTAGAGGAAGATGCAGAGtcagaagatgaagaagaggaggatgtGAAACTTCTTAGTATATCTGGAAAGCGTTCTGCCCCTGGAAGTGGTAGCAAGGTTCCACAG aaaaaagtaaaacttgctGCTGATGAAGATGATGACGACGACGACGATGACGACGACGATGATGAAGA gactCATTTCATttgtagtgatgatgatgatgattttgatgatgaggaagctgaagaaaaggcTCCAGTAAAGAAA TCTATACGAGATACTCCAGCcaaaaatgcacaaaaatcaaACCAGAATGGAAAAGACTCAAAACCATCAACACCAAGAACAAAA ggtcaagaatctttcaaaaaacaggaaaagactcCCAAAACACCGAAAGGACCTAGTTCTGTAGAAGACATTAAAGCAAAAATGCAAGCAAGTATAGAAAAA